The nucleotide window TCATCTTCGAGATCGACGTCGACGTCGTCTTCCAGAACTTCCGATTCCTCGGTGTCCTCTTTCGAGGCCTTGCGCTTCGCGCCGTCGGCCGCGTCCGCGACGAGCATCGCGCGCTTGCCGGTGTCCAGCTCCAGAACCTCGCCCGTGTAGGGGCTGACGATCGGATCCTTGTTCAGGTCATAAAAGCGCTTGCCCGTCGTCGGGCAGACGCGCTTC belongs to Salipiger profundus and includes:
- a CDS encoding TIGR02300 family protein, which gives rise to MPKEEWGTKRVCPTTGKRFYDLNKDPIVSPYTGEVLELDTGKRAMLVADAADGAKRKASKEDTEESEVLEDDVDVDLEDDDVLEDDDDDNVSLDEIADVSNEDDES